Within the Peromyscus maniculatus bairdii isolate BWxNUB_F1_BW_parent chromosome 2, HU_Pman_BW_mat_3.1, whole genome shotgun sequence genome, the region ATATAATCTGGAGCCTGTCTAGTGATCACAACATGGGTTATAAAGCAAAGCTTTGGGCGTTTAACTATTTGAACTTGTTTTCTAGGGAAATTGAGCTTGTGTTGCTTTGAACCTAACATACTTCTttccagtcatggtggcacaggcaGACTAGcagtctacagagttccaggccagcccgacCTTGCCTTAGAAACACCTGTTTTATACACTCCCAAGTCACAACTGGGCGTGATGGCTGCAGCACAACTTTGACTCAAAGGCCATCGTGGAACACAGAAAAACACCTCAAAAAGCAGTGGCTCAGGTCACCTAGAGATGAAGCCTGGACAGGAGCAAAGGAGGTTATGGTTAGCTTCACAGGGTGAAGCCCCAACTGCTGGAGAACAGGTCCAAGATGTGATGTCATGAAGCAAGCACTACAGATCATGTAGTTCTGATGATGTTCACAGCCAGAATTAACCAGCTTCTAGAATCAGAATATGCtttatttattgggggaggggaggcacaaggtttctctgtgtagctttggagcctttcctagcactctgtagcccaggctgaccttgaactcaagagatccacctgcctctgcctagattaacggcatgcaccaccatcacccagttcAGAATGCACTTTAAAGCCAGCATTTAAACTGGACTCAGTAGTGGTTTCAGTGGCCTAACAGTTAAGTTTTTGCATGTGACACAAGAAAGAACAGCTGGGAGCTATGAAAGGGAATCATTTTACCTAAGagtattttacaaataaaaggcTCCAAGATTTCATTTGAGCACAAGTGATCTGAATTGAGGTGGCTTTGCTCTAAGTAGTCTGTATACCCTTTTCCTTTGGCTATACCTGTGAATGGTGCTCCAACAGCCAGGCATGAATCAACTCTTCTGCCAGAGGACAGAAACCTTCAATTACTGGATTACAATTCCTAAGCCTGTCCTTGGAAGGacatttcccattttccttttgtttgcagCATACCTTTGGTCTCAACAATTGTAAGGcttttacccaccaaccccacagctccccagttttcttgagtgagcAGAAAATATTATAGAAGGAGTATGGaaaatcttgcagagataaacagaaaataaaggatagcctagagagggcctggaaccttttccagtgggccccgactgtctctgccccagggtttttggagacgccaaggggtggagcaaaagaccaccccacccccccaagcacagccaagtgcaggccatctcaagacacctgcactcaggcccgtggtcctgatcatcctctatgcggacctgctgggtaaagccacgaagaacccgaaaacagactcccacaagCATAAGGTTGTGCATGACAAAAATAACCTGTTACCTTGGTTCTGGTCTTGTGAAAGTTAAGTTTACCTAAGAGGTTGTTCAGCATGCTTGAGGCCTACGTTTAACCCATAGCACAACAGAAAGAGAACAAATGGCCTTGCCCTTGACCAAGAATACAACCAAATAGGCTATAGCCAGTGAAGAAATTATGGTACACTACTGGGCTTGGGAGAGGAGCTAGTGAATGGATAACAGCAGTTATCTTTtataggcttttatttttatgtgcactgctgtttttgcctgtatgtaggtCTGTGGAAGGGTGTCAAAAGACAgttattagctgccatgtgggtgctgggaattgaacccaggtcctctggaagagcagtcggtgttcctaaccgctgagccatctccagcccctgaggctgtttctttaagacagggtttctctgtgtaacagccctagatgtcctggaactcgctttgcagaccaggctggctttgatgtcaagagctctgcctgcctctgccttaagtgatgggattaaagctgtgtgccaccaggaCCAACCAGGCTGAACAACTTGAACTAAACTATTAATCTTACGTAGTTCTGAGTCATTTATTTACTCCCTTTCTATACTTTTATGGTCTCTGAATGTACACTTAGTGGGAACTAGAGGTGGCTCACATCAGGGACTACATCCCATACCTCTAGCACTCTTGGGCTAAATGCATAGGAtttataaaggaacacatttccCCTATTTCTAGCACAATCCTGACTTTCCAATTTCATTTATCCAGTTACTCCATTAATAAAAAGGCAATAAAGGAGACTTAAGGTatgatcatttatttgttacccttaaagacttatttttgactGGACTCAGACTTAGAAGTAGAAGCTCTTAGAGAGGACAGCCTACGTCTCTTGGCGATCTGTTCCTGGcgcttttctttggcttccttcattctcttggccaaaagtttagcatattctgcagcctcctccttgtttttcttggttCGTTGTTTCTTTAGAGCAATACGACGGCGTTTGTGTTGCAGGACACGTGGAGTAACAAGACGCTGAATCTTGGGTgctttggtcctgggcttcttaCCTAAAAATCCAGATGAGTTAACACTTTTCCATATCCTTGCTGGATGAGTATACCCAATGTATAGATAGCActagcctagcatacacaaggccccaATTTAAGCCTCATCATCCATCCAATGTCACTACTGTACTCATTTTACAAGTGTTACTCTGGGGGCCTGTGGTCTGCCATTTTCATAATTCCACCATATTTTCAATCTATGCTTGAACCTTTATTTCTAGACAGACTCTACTTAGTATTAGAAGTCTACAGTTACTATggatctttttaaatttttaattgtgtggatCTGCACTCCTCACGGCCTCTCTGGGAACAGAAACCTGATGCAATCTCACACCATAaaacctttatttaaaaaaagatggacATCCAAGCTCTGCTAGAGTTGGAGCTACTCGGCCCAGAAGCATACAACGACCATTTTTAAAGTTCCTGTCAATTAAGTTACACATTTTCTCCAGTACATACTTGTGTTAGTAGATGTCTAAGTCAACAGTACTGAGTTATCTTTAATGCAAAAACTAAGCTATAGAAACTTTGTCACTGATGCTGTGGCTCTCCATTGAGTATTTGTTCTTATTTATGCCCCCAAATTCCAGACATTTCCCTTATAAGGGATAATCCATATCCCAGAGATGAAAAAACACTAggccattcatcagttgatgaagTGATCCAAAGAACCATCAATTTTGAACCTGATCTCCACAAGGCATAAGTGATGGAAAGAACTGTCTCCTGTAAGCCATCCTGACACCCACAcaaaagtgctttaaaaaaagaactccAAATGTATTGAGTACTTTTGTAATCTCACAATTTCTAATCCTTGTCACTTCTAACCCCAAAGCCATGAACTTAATTGTTTGGTGAATCAAACTCCAGGCAAGCAATGCTGCTGTAATGGCACAAACGCTTCCAACAAATGCAGTCCTTCTTACCTTCTTTGTTCAACGGCTTTCTGACCACATATTGGCGGACATCATCTTCTTTAGAGAGATTAAAAAGCTTTCGGATTCTGCTAGCTCTTTTAGGTCCCAACCGACGAGGCACAGTAGTGTCTGTCAGTCCAGGAATATCCTTCTCTCCTTAGGAGAAAGGATCAGAACAAAAGCATTCACTTTCTACCACCATAATTTAATGTTTAATTAGTAGTTTTAAATTGCTCATCTATCAACACGTACACAATTCCAATTAAAAACCATTTGGGCCGGGGTGCTAGTGTCTGCCTTTAGTCCCACTACCTGAGAGGCACTGGCAGACCTGATTTCCAGGCCAACCagttttaacaaataaaacttgaacAAGAGCCTCACTgttgtcctttttaaaattgttgcCACGGTTTAAAAGTCTGAACCAGCAGGGGTTAGGCCAAAAGGGCCGTGGCtggagggaattctgttccctcaggcccCGACTTTTGAAAAGCTATGAAGGTaacttaactaaatctctgtccTTCTAatgaactcaagattcaaaggttaaggtggaattctgctcttcagaggctgAAAACCAAGCAGCTCACCAAAAAAGCTCTCTTGCTcctttctcctcacccctccGTATCAATCCTTTTTCACCTGGCTCCTCTCCCTACTCCGCCTCCTGATCCAGGtgcattttatttaatcaaacacatctctgcaccattaaacaaatactccaacacaccttgaaataacaTTCAACACCTCACCTTTTTTTACAATAACCAAGTTGAGAACACTGAGATTGGCATCCACGATGCATCCTCGAACAGATTTGCGCTTCCTCTCTCCAGTTCTCCTTGGTCTATAACAAGAATGCCCCTTACTCAACAGCAGGCGCACTCTGCCGTGGGTCAACACGCCTTGCTTCATGGGAAAACCTTGTTTGTCATTCCCGCCACTGATTCGGACCACGTAGCCCTGCGTTGGAAACAAAACAGTACATTTGCTAGTTCTGTCCCAATCTACAAAATACAGCATCTTGACCTCTTAAGGAGCCACACCTCACTAGGGAGAATGAGACCAATTTCAACCTCACCTTCCATCCACACTTCCAATTTACGTCTCACTAGCAAATTCTCCACTTGAGTTACTCCACTAACCACCTCGGTTTGACCAGAGTGGACATAAAGAGCTTGCGCTTTCAAGAACCTGAATTTGCAACAAGCAACTCCTCTTGGCACCACCCCGGCCCCCGGCCCCGGCTTGGACCTTCACTCCCAAGTGACCCTATTAATGTAACTTTGCCAAACGCCAGCAGCACTTACAGCCACTGTGAATCAACAGCTGGGCAAGAATGCCAGCAACATTACCTTCCACTCCTCACCCAGCGCATCGGCAGCCACTTCCGTGGCCATGCGCTTCTCGTAGAACGTACGCAGCTTGCGCTCATCGTCCACTTCGATGAGTTTCTGACAGCCGGTGGCAGGGAAGGAGATGTTCAGCTAGGGTTTTAAAGGggggtaaaaaaagaaaaccttaggCCTCCTACACGTCAACAACTCGGTCGCACTAACGCTTTCTGCAGCTCCCACTACGGAAAATTCGCGGCGCGGGACTCCTAACTCCCTGCAAGCCCAGGAATGGGTTTAAGTACACGGACGGGGCCGGCTTTCCTCCAGCTCTGTGGAATGCGACCAGGACGCCAGCGCGGCCCTCGCGAGCCCGGAACGCAGAGCCGGTGGTGGCGGGGAGACGGTCCCGGGCCGCCGAGCGGACGGACCGCCAGCCCGCGTGCGCCGGGCCCGGAGCCGGGCGCCGCCATTGGGCTGCGTCCGCCGTTCCAACGCCCCAATCGGCCGCCATCCGCTCTCCCGGGGAGCCCCACGCCCAGGAGGGAGAGCCTTCTCCTGCCGCAGACCCTCCTCCACCTCGTGGCGGACTGCGGAGAGCCTGGGGCC harbors:
- the Rps6 gene encoding small ribosomal subunit protein eS6, with the protein product MKLNISFPATGCQKLIEVDDERKLRTFYEKRMATEVAADALGEEWKGYVVRISGGNDKQGFPMKQGVLTHGRVRLLLSKGHSCYRPRRTGERKRKSVRGCIVDANLSVLNLVIVKKGEKDIPGLTDTTVPRRLGPKRASRIRKLFNLSKEDDVRQYVVRKPLNKEGKKPRTKAPKIQRLVTPRVLQHKRRRIALKKQRTKKNKEEAAEYAKLLAKRMKEAKEKRQEQIAKRRRLSSLRASTSKSESSQK